Proteins encoded together in one Ipomoea triloba cultivar NCNSP0323 chromosome 4, ASM357664v1 window:
- the LOC116016976 gene encoding uncharacterized protein LOC116016976 — MLQPLRSSILSSSAPLLRPLAPTSISKRICSTIRLSARTMCNDASASIPTPPVAKKVKHEMELFGDVRVDNYYWLRDDHRSDPEVLSYLKEENDYTDCVMSGTKQLEDEIYAEIRARIKEDDISAPIRRGPYYYYQRTLQGKEYAQHCRRLAPNHEASLSVHDTMPTGPDAPPEHVILDENVKAQGEEFYSISAFKVSPNGKLVAYAEDTIGNEIYTVHIIDIESRAPVGEPLVRMTSELEWAGDEALVYVTMDEILRLDKVWLHRLGTDQAHDTCLYHEKDDIFSLDLRASESKKYLFVASESKTTRFVFYLDISKLDDGLLALTHRVNGIETYVSHRGNHFFIQRKSDECFNSELIACPVENISATSVLLPHRPSIKIQEMQLFSDHLAVYERENGLPKITVYRLPAAGEPLEELQGGRVVDFVDPIYSVDPSESQFSSSILRFFYSSLKTPPSVYDYDMDTGVSVLKKIDPVLGGFDSSNYVTERQQATASDGTEIPISITYKKNLVKLDGSDPLLLYGYGSYEVCIDPYFKASRLSLLDRGFIYAIAHIRGGGEMGRQWYENGKLLKKKNTFTDFIACAEHLIEKKYCNKEKLCINGRSAGGLLIGAVLTMRPDLFKAAVAEVPFVDILTTMLDPTIPLTTSEWEEWGDPRKEEYYFYMKSYSPVDNVKPQCYPAILLTTGLYDPRVLYSEPAKFVAKLRDMKTDDNMLLFKCECSAGHFSKSGRFEKLKEVAFTYAFILKALSMIPSPGSKTN, encoded by the exons ATGCTTCAACCTCTACGCAGCAGTATATTAAGCTCCAGTGCTCCTCTACTCCGTCCTCTTGCTCCTACTTCAATCTCGAAGAGGATTTGTAGCACAATCAGACTTTCTGCTCGAACAATGTGCAACGACGCTTCAGCTAGCATACCTACTCCGCCGGTGGCGAAGAAGGTGAAGCACGAGATGGAGCTTTTCGGCGACGTGAGAGTCGACAACTACTACTGGCTCCGCGACGACCATCGCTCTGATCCTGAGGTTCTCTCTTATCTCAAGGAGGAAAATGACTACACTGATTGCGTCATGTCTG GTACAAAACAATTGGAAGATGAGATTTATGCTGAGATAAGAGCAAGAATCAAGGAAGATGACATTTCAGCACCTATAAGACGGGGGCCTTATTACTACTACCAAAGGACGCTTCAAGGCAAGGAATATGCCCAACACTGTCGACGCCTTGCACCCAATCATGAAGCTTCATTATCTGTTCATGATACCATGCCTACAGGACCTGATGCCCCACCAGAGCATGTAATCCTTGATGAGAATGTCAAAGCTCAAGGCGAAGAATTTTATAGTATCAGTGCTTTTAAA GTAAGTCCTAATGGTAAGTTGGTGGCATATGCTGAAGACACAAtaggaaatgaaatatatacTGTTCATATTATTGACATTGAATCTCGAGCACCAGTTGGAGAGCCTCTTGTTCGTATGACATCAGAACTCGAGTGGGCAGGTGATGAGGCCCTAGTTTATGTCACAATGGATGAAATTCTTCGGCTTGACAAG GTGTGGCTGCACAGGTTGGGAACAGACCAAGCTCATGACACCTGCCTTTATCATGAAAAGGATGACATATTTTCATTGGATCTTCGGGCATCTGAGAGCAAGAAATATTTGTTTGTAGCATCCGAGAGTAAAACTACAAGATTTGTGTTCTATCTAGACATTTCAAAACTTGATGATGGATTATTAGCTTTGACACATCGAGTAAATGGAATTGAAACATATGTTAGTCATCGTGGAAATCACTTTTTTATCCAGAGGAAGAGTGATGAATGTTTTAACTCAGAATTGATTGCATGCCCTGTGGAGAATATATCAGCAACAAGTGTTCTTCTTCCTCACAGGCCAAG CATAAAGATCCAGGAAATGCAACTTTTCAGTGACCATCTTGCTGTTTACGAGCGTGAAAATGGTCTGCCTAAAATAACTGTATATCGCCTTCCTGCTGCTGGGGAGCCACTGGAAGAACTTCAAGGTGGTAGGGTTGTTGATTTTGTTGATCCAATATACTCCGTGGATCCATCAGAATCACAGTTTTCATCCAGCATTCTAAGGTTTTTCTATAGTTCCCTAAAAACTCCTCCTTCTGTATATGACTATGACATGGACACAGGAGTTTCTGTTTTGAAGAAGATTGATCCG GTATTGGGTGGATTTGATTCATCAAATTATGTGACTGAAAGGCAACAGGCTACTGCCTCAGATGGCACTGAAATACCTATATCAATTACTTATAAGAAGAACCTTGTGAAGCTTGACGGTTCAGATCCACTTCTTCTTTACGGTTATGGGTCATATGAG GTTTGCATTGATCCCTATTTTAAGGCATCAAGATTGTCCTTGTTGGACCGAGGGTTCATTTATGCAATTGCTCATATTCGTGGGGGTGGTGAAATGGGGAGACAGTGGTACGAAAATGGGAAACTgctgaagaagaaaaatactttcACAGATTTTATTGCTTGCGCAGAGCACttgattgaaaagaaatattGCAACAAAGAAAAGCTTTGCATCAATGGTAGAAGTGCTGGAGGATTGCTAATTGGTGCTGTGCTCACTATGCGCCCTGATTTATTTAAGGCAGCTGTTGCTGAAGTGCCTTTTGTAGATATTTTAACCACAATGCTTGACCCAACTATTCCTCTAACAACTTCTGAGTGGGAG GAATGGGGTGATCCTCGTAAAGAAGAATATTATTTCTACATGAAGTCATATTCTCCTGTTGATAAT GTCAAGCCACAATGTTACCCAGCTATTCTTCTTACAACTGGTTTATATG